From a single Vallitalea longa genomic region:
- the tmk gene encoding dTMP kinase, giving the protein MKGLFITIEGADGSGKSTQIEKLKKYLESNNYDFVFTREPGGTIISEAIRDIILNKDYMEMSHTTEALLYAASRAQHVEQHIKPLLEQGKIVICDRFVDSSVVYQGYSRGLGIDNIENINKYATLGLEPEVTILLDIDAEEGLNRKKDQRELDRLELQEFDFHKRVCEGYRELAERHPDRIKKIDASLSVEEIHNEVINTIEQIIENRYNNSK; this is encoded by the coding sequence ATGAAAGGACTATTTATTACCATAGAAGGAGCAGATGGCTCAGGTAAATCTACTCAAATTGAAAAATTGAAGAAGTATCTAGAAAGTAATAATTATGATTTTGTCTTTACTAGAGAACCTGGGGGAACAATCATAAGTGAAGCTATAAGGGATATAATCCTCAATAAAGATTATATGGAAATGTCACATACCACAGAAGCTCTTTTGTATGCGGCTTCAAGAGCACAACACGTAGAACAACATATTAAACCTCTATTGGAACAAGGGAAAATTGTTATATGTGACAGATTTGTTGATTCATCAGTAGTTTATCAAGGATATTCCAGAGGATTAGGCATAGATAATATTGAAAACATCAATAAATATGCTACATTGGGTTTAGAACCTGAGGTAACTATTTTACTTGATATTGATGCAGAAGAAGGATTGAATCGAAAAAAAGACCAAAGAGAGTTGGATAGATTGGAATTACAGGAATTCGATTTTCATAAAAGAGTATGTGAAGGTTATAGAGAATTAGCAGAACGTCATCCAGATAGGATAAAAAAAATAGATGCATCTTTATCAGTAGAAGAAATTCATAACGAAGTAATAAATACTATTGAACAGATTATAGAAAATAGGTATAATAATAGTAAATAG
- a CDS encoding cyclic-di-AMP receptor has product MKLIIAVIHDEDSYKLTERLNKSGFMATKLASTGGFLKTGNTTIFIGVPKDKVDEVIEIIKKECKTNKQMSLLNPPVAGMPDGYLPYPIEVTVGGATVFVIDVDQYIKI; this is encoded by the coding sequence ATGAAATTAATCATAGCAGTAATTCATGATGAAGACTCATATAAATTAACGGAAAGACTGAATAAATCTGGTTTTATGGCTACTAAATTAGCTAGTACAGGTGGTTTTTTGAAAACTGGTAATACAACTATATTTATAGGAGTTCCAAAAGATAAAGTCGATGAAGTTATAGAAATAATAAAAAAAGAATGTAAAACTAATAAACAAATGTCATTACTCAATCCACCAGTAGCAGGAATGCCTGATGGTTACTTGCCATACCCTATTGAAGTAACAGTTGGAGGAGCTACAGTATTCGTCATAGATGTAGACCAATATATAAAGATATAA